In one Sphingomonas sp. AP4-R1 genomic region, the following are encoded:
- a CDS encoding arginyltransferase yields the protein MSAQFKFPRFFVTTPAPCPYLAGRTERKVFTELAGPHAAELNEALGRIGFRRSQGVAYRPSCIDCQACVSVRVVAGEFKANSTQRKLMRRNADLEISACRPWTTEEQYGLLRRYLSARHPGGGMAEMDELDFADMVEQTPVTTFVVEYREPSTNGRPGRLIGACLTDQQSDGLSMVYSFFEPDLEDRPGLGTFIILDHIVRANAAGLPYVYLGYWVKGSARMQYKTRFQPMERLSPNGWRRLDVADVEPGAPPMPGGFKFPRL from the coding sequence GTGAGCGCGCAATTCAAATTTCCGCGTTTCTTCGTGACGACCCCTGCGCCGTGCCCGTATCTGGCCGGGCGCACGGAGCGAAAGGTCTTCACCGAACTCGCCGGACCGCATGCCGCCGAGCTGAACGAGGCGCTGGGCCGAATCGGCTTCCGCCGCAGCCAGGGCGTCGCCTACCGGCCGAGCTGCATCGATTGCCAGGCCTGCGTGTCCGTCCGCGTCGTCGCGGGCGAGTTCAAGGCGAACTCCACCCAGCGCAAGCTGATGCGCCGCAATGCCGATCTCGAGATCAGCGCCTGCCGCCCGTGGACGACCGAGGAGCAATATGGCCTGCTCCGCCGCTATCTCTCCGCGCGCCATCCCGGCGGCGGCATGGCCGAGATGGACGAGCTGGATTTCGCCGACATGGTGGAGCAGACGCCCGTCACCACCTTCGTCGTCGAATATCGCGAGCCCTCCACCAACGGCCGCCCCGGCCGCCTGATCGGCGCCTGCCTGACCGATCAGCAGTCGGACGGCCTGTCGATGGTGTACAGTTTCTTCGAGCCTGATCTGGAGGACCGCCCCGGTCTCGGCACCTTCATCATCCTCGATCATATCGTCCGCGCCAATGCGGCCGGCCTGCCCTACGTCTATCTCGGCTATTGGGTGAAGGGCTCGGCCCGGATGCAGTATAAGACGCGCTTCCAGCCGATGGAGCGCCTGAGCCCCAATGGCTGGCGCCGCCTCGACGTGGCGGACGTGGAGCCCGGTGCGCCACCCATGCCCGGCGGCTTCAAATTCCCGCGCCTCTGA
- the hemC gene encoding hydroxymethylbilane synthase: protein MFPLRLGTRGSPLALTQADMVSAALRAAHGWSEEAIRIVPIRTTGDRIQDRALAEVGGKALWTKELDRALFDGDVDFAVHSMKDVETIRPEGIVIAAMLPRADVRDRLIGAETVAALPQGARIGTSSPRRAAQLRRLRPDLSVVLFRGNVDTRLAKLKQGEADATLLAAAGLDRLGRAEIGHAIPIETMLPAPAQGAVGIETLATRTEIARLIAAIDHGPTHRCVAAERAFLAALGADCRSPVAALAVEEGETIRLRAEILSEAGETQVGGEAVFAAEDPAGPATLGRDLLARADPALRALFAG from the coding sequence ATGTTTCCGCTTCGACTTGGCACCCGTGGTTCCCCGCTCGCGCTGACGCAGGCCGATATGGTTTCGGCCGCGCTCCGTGCCGCGCACGGCTGGAGCGAGGAAGCGATCCGGATCGTGCCGATCCGCACGACCGGCGATCGTATCCAGGATCGCGCGCTGGCCGAGGTCGGCGGCAAGGCGCTGTGGACCAAGGAACTGGATCGCGCCTTGTTCGACGGCGATGTCGATTTCGCGGTCCACTCGATGAAGGACGTCGAGACGATTCGGCCCGAAGGCATCGTCATCGCGGCGATGCTGCCCCGTGCCGACGTGCGCGATCGGCTGATCGGCGCGGAGACGGTCGCGGCGCTGCCGCAGGGCGCACGCATCGGCACCTCGTCGCCGCGCCGCGCCGCACAACTCCGCCGGCTGCGTCCCGATCTCTCGGTCGTGCTGTTTCGCGGCAATGTCGATACGCGGCTGGCCAAGCTGAAGCAGGGCGAGGCGGACGCCACGTTGCTGGCGGCGGCGGGGCTCGACCGGCTGGGCCGGGCCGAGATCGGCCATGCGATCCCGATCGAAACGATGCTGCCCGCGCCCGCGCAGGGCGCCGTGGGGATCGAGACTTTGGCGACCCGCACGGAGATCGCCCGGCTGATCGCGGCGATCGATCATGGCCCGACGCATCGCTGCGTCGCGGCCGAGCGCGCCTTTCTGGCGGCGCTGGGTGCGGACTGTCGCTCGCCCGTGGCGGCGCTGGCGGTGGAGGAGGGCGAGACGATCCGCCTGCGCGCCGAGATATTGAGCGAGGCCGGGGAAACGCAGGTCGGCGGCGAGGCCGTGTTCGCGGCGGAGGATCCGGCGGGGCCGGCTACGCTGGGTCGTGACCTGCTCGCCCGCGCCGATCCGGCCCTGCGCGCGCTTTTCGCGGGCTGA
- a CDS encoding uroporphyrinogen-III synthase translates to MRLLVLRPEPGARATAQRIAALGHEAIVTPLFTVAPVAWQAPDPTDHDALILTSANAVRHAGPGLADLAGLPVYAVGAATATAAREAGLSVRAAGLSDGAALLAHAAADGVRTPLHLAGADHRAISQDGCELRRIIVYRADPVARLPDEARRALADGAIALLHSPRAAALFSGLVAEGEIPRGSIAIAAISAATARAAGEGWRSTSLAALPTDEALLAAALLLCQTEAGMQDRAGV, encoded by the coding sequence ATGCGCCTGCTGGTGCTCCGTCCCGAGCCGGGCGCGCGCGCCACGGCCCAGCGGATCGCCGCGCTCGGCCACGAGGCGATCGTCACGCCTCTGTTCACGGTGGCACCGGTGGCGTGGCAGGCGCCCGATCCCACCGATCATGACGCGCTGATCCTGACGAGCGCCAATGCCGTCCGTCATGCGGGGCCGGGGCTGGCGGATCTGGCGGGGCTTCCCGTCTATGCGGTGGGCGCCGCGACGGCGACGGCGGCGCGCGAAGCCGGGCTCTCGGTACGCGCCGCCGGCCTTTCCGATGGCGCCGCGCTTTTGGCGCATGCCGCTGCCGATGGCGTGCGGACACCGCTGCATCTGGCCGGGGCCGATCATCGCGCGATCTCGCAGGACGGGTGCGAACTGCGCCGGATCATCGTCTATCGCGCCGATCCGGTGGCGCGCCTGCCCGATGAGGCGCGGCGGGCGCTGGCGGATGGCGCCATCGCGCTGCTCCATTCTCCGCGCGCCGCCGCCTTGTTCTCCGGCCTCGTCGCGGAGGGCGAAATTCCGCGCGGTTCGATCGCGATCGCGGCCATCAGCGCCGCGACCGCACGGGCGGCGGGAGAAGGTTGGCGCTCGACAAGTCTCGCCGCCTTGCCCACAGACGAGGCCCTGTTGGCGGCGGCACTGCTGCTGTGCCAGACAGAGGCGGGGATGCAGGACCGCGCAGGGGTGTGA
- a CDS encoding MICOS complex subunit MIC60 produces the protein MWTPLLAILLAFAGGGVAMGYAVHNWSKLALLVKPALPVPVPPKPIRTTPLFVAPPNAVTDPAIIQRVDALDARVEAIDSQAREASGNADRAEALLVAFAARRVIDRGQPLGYLETMLRNHFGGVEPQAVAMTIASSQRPVTLASLQDGFVALSPSLVARPPQESWWKGFSREMSALFVIRRADTPSALPDDRRDRARLALEQGQVELALTEVARLPGAAAAKDWMASARRYVLVHNALDRIETAALLAPPPVPAPAARVAEPVAAPAPVVQQKP, from the coding sequence GTGTGGACGCCGTTGCTCGCGATCCTGCTGGCCTTTGCGGGCGGCGGGGTGGCGATGGGCTATGCCGTCCATAACTGGAGCAAGCTGGCGCTGCTGGTGAAACCCGCGCTGCCTGTGCCCGTGCCGCCCAAGCCGATCCGCACCACGCCGCTGTTCGTGGCGCCGCCCAACGCCGTCACCGATCCCGCGATCATCCAGCGGGTCGATGCGCTCGATGCCCGGGTCGAGGCGATCGACAGCCAGGCGCGCGAGGCCAGCGGCAATGCCGATCGGGCCGAGGCGCTGCTGGTGGCCTTCGCCGCGCGCCGCGTGATCGATCGTGGCCAGCCACTCGGCTATCTGGAGACGATGCTCCGCAACCATTTCGGCGGGGTCGAGCCGCAGGCGGTGGCGATGACCATCGCCTCTTCCCAGCGCCCCGTGACCTTGGCGTCCCTGCAGGATGGTTTCGTCGCCCTCTCGCCATCGCTGGTCGCGCGACCACCGCAGGAAAGCTGGTGGAAGGGGTTCAGCCGCGAGATGAGCGCGCTTTTCGTGATCCGCCGCGCCGATACGCCCTCCGCCTTGCCGGACGATCGCCGCGATCGTGCGCGCCTCGCGCTGGAGCAGGGGCAGGTGGAACTGGCACTGACCGAAGTGGCCCGGTTGCCGGGGGCGGCAGCGGCGAAGGACTGGATGGCGTCCGCGCGGCGCTATGTGCTGGTGCATAATGCGCTGGACCGGATCGAGACGGCGGCGTTGCTGGCGCCCCCACCCGTGCCGGCGCCTGCCGCGCGGGTCGCCGAGCCTGTAGCGGCTCCTGCTCCGGTTGTGCAGCAGAAGCCATAA
- a CDS encoding inositol monophosphatase family protein produces MSASLIAPVAALMRQVATDVVLPHFRALAESDVIEKAPGDFVTVADRESEARLGEGLAKILPEARMIGEEGVAADASLLDGIGSGLVWIVDPIDGTNNYAEGITPFAIMIALVADGETQAGWILDPVSGRLLHAVKGGGAYVDGARVMTKPTGSPLPVAALATQFLPADVRADFERRLPGRLANVPVPRCAGEQYPRVILGQNDAALFWRAFPWDHAPGELILTEAGGKMARFDGSLYRVDKPGFGLLAAATPALWDQVREILLG; encoded by the coding sequence ATGAGCGCGTCGCTGATCGCGCCCGTCGCCGCTTTGATGCGGCAGGTGGCAACGGATGTCGTCCTTCCCCATTTCCGGGCGCTGGCGGAAAGCGACGTGATCGAGAAGGCGCCGGGCGATTTCGTCACGGTGGCCGATCGCGAGTCCGAGGCTCGACTGGGCGAAGGCCTCGCGAAGATCCTGCCCGAGGCGCGCATGATCGGCGAGGAAGGCGTCGCGGCCGATGCGAGTCTGCTCGACGGGATCGGCAGCGGCCTCGTCTGGATCGTCGATCCGATCGACGGCACGAACAATTATGCCGAGGGCATCACGCCCTTCGCGATCATGATCGCGCTGGTGGCGGACGGCGAGACGCAGGCCGGCTGGATCCTCGATCCGGTCAGCGGGCGCCTGCTCCATGCGGTGAAAGGCGGCGGCGCGTATGTCGACGGCGCGCGGGTCATGACGAAACCGACCGGCAGCCCCCTGCCCGTCGCCGCGCTCGCCACGCAATTCCTGCCTGCGGACGTGCGCGCCGATTTCGAGCGACGCCTGCCGGGCCGGCTTGCCAACGTGCCGGTCCCGCGCTGCGCGGGCGAGCAATATCCGCGTGTCATCCTCGGTCAGAACGACGCGGCGCTTTTCTGGCGCGCGTTTCCGTGGGATCATGCGCCCGGCGAACTGATCCTGACCGAAGCAGGCGGCAAGATGGCCCGCTTCGACGGCTCGCTGTATCGCGTCGACAAACCCGGTTTCGGCCTGCTCGCCGCCGCCACCCCCGCGCTGTGGGATCAGGTGCGCGAGATATTGCTGGGGTGA
- the argJ gene encoding bifunctional glutamate N-acetyltransferase/amino-acid acetyltransferase ArgJ — protein sequence MTDVSPLAVPFPALPPIAGVRVAVARAHYKTWDRADLTYAAFDPGTVVAGVTTRSKCPSPEVEWCRQALVLGQARALVVNAGNSNAFTGHRGRAAVEAIAARVAGATGCQPSDVFVSSTGVIGVPLPIDKAEAGIDAALSAPEASWREAAEAISTTDTFPKAAMATAVIGATTVSIVGIIKGSGMIAPDMATMLGYLFTDAAIEAPLLQKMMDGANAATFSCITVDGDTSTSDTVLAFATGKAGNAPLASIEDEGADAFQAAIADVCRQLAHLVVRDGEGASKFIAVEVAGATSDESAHRIAMSIANSPLVKTAIAGEDANWGRVVMAVGKAGEPAERDQLSIRFGSTQVATGGLAVTGYDEAPVAAHLKGQEIEIGVDLGLGEGRATVWTCDLTHGYISINADYRS from the coding sequence ATGACCGACGTCTCGCCCCTCGCCGTCCCCTTCCCCGCTCTGCCGCCGATCGCGGGCGTCCGCGTCGCCGTCGCGCGGGCGCATTACAAGACGTGGGATCGCGCCGATCTCACGTATGCCGCGTTCGATCCGGGCACGGTCGTCGCGGGCGTGACGACCAGGAGCAAATGCCCTTCGCCCGAGGTGGAATGGTGCCGCCAGGCCCTGGTGCTGGGGCAGGCGCGCGCGCTGGTCGTGAATGCCGGCAATTCCAATGCCTTCACCGGCCATCGCGGGCGCGCGGCGGTGGAGGCGATCGCGGCGCGCGTGGCCGGCGCCACCGGCTGCCAGCCCTCCGACGTGTTCGTCTCGTCGACCGGCGTGATCGGCGTGCCGCTGCCGATCGACAAGGCCGAGGCCGGGATCGACGCCGCGCTTTCCGCCCCCGAGGCGAGCTGGCGCGAGGCGGCCGAGGCCATCTCCACCACCGACACCTTCCCCAAGGCGGCGATGGCGACGGCGGTGATCGGCGCCACCACCGTCTCCATCGTCGGCATCATCAAGGGTTCGGGCATGATCGCGCCGGATATGGCGACGATGCTCGGTTATCTCTTCACGGATGCCGCGATCGAGGCGCCGTTGCTCCAGAAGATGATGGACGGCGCCAACGCCGCCACCTTCTCCTGCATCACCGTGGATGGCGACACGTCCACGTCGGATACGGTGCTGGCCTTCGCCACCGGCAAGGCGGGTAACGCCCCGCTCGCCAGCATCGAGGATGAGGGCGCCGACGCATTCCAGGCGGCGATCGCCGACGTCTGCCGCCAGCTCGCGCATCTGGTGGTGCGCGACGGCGAAGGCGCCTCCAAGTTCATCGCGGTCGAGGTGGCCGGCGCCACCTCCGACGAGAGCGCGCACCGCATCGCCATGTCGATCGCCAACTCCCCGCTCGTGAAGACGGCGATTGCGGGCGAGGACGCCAATTGGGGGCGCGTCGTGATGGCCGTCGGCAAGGCGGGCGAACCGGCCGAGCGCGACCAGCTTTCGATCCGCTTCGGCAGCACGCAGGTCGCCACCGGCGGCCTCGCCGTGACCGGCTATGACGAGGCCCCCGTTGCCGCGCATCTGAAGGGGCAGGAGATCGAGATCGGCGTCGATCTTGGCCTCGGCGAGGGCCGCGCGACCGTGTGGACCTGCGATCTCACGCACGGCTACATCTCGATCAACGCGGATTATCGCAGCTGA
- a CDS encoding pilus assembly protein TadG-related protein, with translation MMRSDRGSIAVLGALALSSVLAMSGLAVELGTGYAAKIRNQRAADMAALGAAVAYKAGGQDIKVATDAANDIAVANGLPSGVATASQVTVNGQSALKVVITTPVPIALARAVVNSGSYDVTTAAYASLVSNTTPACILALSSNTTSVTASGGASISAPGCSVTSNGTIASDNSSAKITAKQVVGKAIADTAASYNQNAITTTPVAKNIKTQPNAAVDTVKNSTAVQTALCYVNKLTGNNDPDYQGGNKNCTSPLVVPTVYSNTSSTDWSSDWGGKSSSGFNQYTNGSCNYTIPAGTYTIRDLTIGGGCSIKFLSGSTLTFRNVNMSGATMTFGDGDITITGTFTVSANDPITMGNGNHSFGQISIGGGKSLTMGTGNFNLVGALTLSGGAHLRVNTAATNTVIIGNDGSSSNPKAISVDGGSDACFTSDCSAPTAAAGTFSASGYISTAGGTTIVFPKSAMHVVKGNLALQGSAIMGDGLYVVGGDWTNGTGGAMTGVNVTFALGGSFNFAGGTSFDLAAPTASSGYGITDMLILTKTSSATGISAGSNGKASGLIYAPNSAFSSSGGSSISGNGSACMMLVVNSVSVTGSGTVNTANCSSLSNGSGSGSATVSLIQ, from the coding sequence TTGATGCGAAGCGATCGGGGATCCATCGCGGTCCTCGGCGCTCTCGCCTTGTCCTCGGTGCTGGCCATGTCCGGTTTGGCGGTCGAACTGGGCACGGGCTATGCCGCCAAGATCCGCAACCAGCGCGCGGCGGATATGGCGGCACTCGGCGCCGCCGTGGCGTACAAGGCCGGCGGACAGGATATCAAAGTCGCCACCGACGCGGCCAACGATATCGCCGTGGCCAACGGGCTTCCCTCGGGCGTGGCGACCGCCTCGCAGGTGACGGTGAACGGCCAGAGCGCATTGAAGGTGGTGATCACCACCCCCGTGCCGATCGCGCTGGCTCGCGCGGTCGTGAACAGCGGCAGCTATGACGTGACGACGGCGGCCTATGCGTCGCTCGTCAGCAATACGACGCCCGCCTGCATCCTCGCGCTCTCTTCCAATACCACAAGCGTGACGGCCTCGGGCGGCGCCAGCATCAGCGCGCCGGGCTGCTCGGTCACGAGCAACGGCACGATCGCGTCGGACAATTCGAGCGCCAAGATCACCGCCAAGCAGGTGGTGGGCAAGGCGATCGCCGACACCGCCGCCTCCTACAATCAGAACGCGATCACGACCACGCCGGTCGCCAAGAACATCAAGACGCAGCCCAACGCCGCGGTGGACACGGTGAAAAACAGCACCGCCGTCCAGACGGCGCTCTGCTATGTGAACAAGCTGACCGGGAATAACGATCCGGACTATCAGGGCGGGAACAAGAACTGCACCAGCCCGCTGGTGGTGCCGACCGTATATTCCAACACCAGCTCGACCGACTGGTCATCGGATTGGGGCGGCAAGAGCAGCAGCGGCTTCAATCAGTACACGAACGGCAGCTGCAATTACACGATCCCGGCCGGCACCTACACGATCCGCGATCTGACGATCGGCGGGGGCTGCTCGATCAAGTTTCTCAGCGGATCGACGCTCACCTTCCGCAACGTCAACATGTCCGGCGCGACGATGACGTTCGGGGATGGCGACATCACCATCACCGGCACGTTCACGGTGAGCGCCAACGATCCGATCACGATGGGCAACGGCAATCACAGCTTCGGCCAGATCTCGATCGGCGGCGGCAAATCGCTGACGATGGGAACGGGCAATTTCAATCTCGTCGGCGCGCTCACGCTTTCGGGCGGCGCGCATCTGCGGGTGAATACGGCCGCGACCAACACCGTGATCATCGGGAACGACGGCAGTTCCAGCAATCCCAAGGCCATCTCGGTCGATGGCGGCAGCGATGCCTGCTTCACTTCCGATTGCTCGGCGCCGACGGCGGCGGCCGGAACGTTCAGCGCGAGCGGCTATATCAGCACGGCGGGTGGCACCACTATCGTCTTCCCCAAATCGGCCATGCATGTGGTGAAAGGAAATCTGGCGCTGCAGGGCTCGGCGATCATGGGGGACGGCCTCTATGTCGTCGGCGGCGATTGGACGAACGGCACGGGCGGGGCGATGACGGGCGTGAACGTCACCTTCGCGCTGGGCGGCTCGTTCAATTTCGCGGGCGGCACCTCGTTCGATCTTGCCGCACCCACCGCATCCAGCGGCTACGGCATAACGGACATGCTGATCCTGACCAAGACCTCCTCCGCCACGGGCATCAGCGCGGGATCGAACGGCAAGGCCTCGGGCCTGATCTATGCGCCCAATTCCGCGTTCAGCTCGTCCGGCGGCTCGTCCATCTCGGGCAACGGCTCGGCCTGCATGATGCTCGTCGTCAACTCGGTTTCGGTCACGGGGTCCGGCACCGTCAACACCGCCAACTGCTCCAGCCTGTCGAACGGCAGCGGTAGCGGCAGCGCCACCGTGAGCCTGATCCAATGA
- a CDS encoding TadE/TadG family type IV pilus assembly protein yields the protein MTPLTSLLRRLGRDRRGVAAVEFALISTFLFATLMVGLDFGFYIQQKLRLGSAVEQAAMLAYNQQVASDTSAISNYVRNFSGVKVAPTVAITCNGTTSCGDGKCSCITSTGTFALAAACNTSCSAYGSQAVSGNYLKIAATTPYSAVIVPDRYLGGKTISQYAVVRLQ from the coding sequence ATGACGCCCCTGACCTCTCTTCTCCGTCGCCTTGGCCGGGACCGGCGCGGCGTGGCGGCCGTGGAGTTCGCTTTGATCTCCACCTTCCTGTTCGCGACATTGATGGTCGGGCTCGATTTCGGCTTCTACATCCAGCAGAAATTGCGCCTGGGCTCCGCCGTCGAGCAGGCGGCGATGCTCGCCTACAACCAGCAGGTGGCGAGCGACACGTCCGCGATCAGCAACTATGTCCGCAATTTCTCCGGCGTGAAGGTCGCGCCCACCGTGGCGATCACCTGCAACGGCACGACGAGCTGCGGCGACGGCAAGTGCAGCTGCATCACCTCGACCGGAACCTTCGCACTGGCCGCAGCCTGCAACACCAGCTGCTCCGCTTATGGTTCGCAGGCCGTATCCGGCAATTATCTGAAGATCGCCGCGACGACGCCCTATAGCGCGGTGATCGTTCCCGATCGCTATCTCGGCGGCAAGACGATCAGCCAATATGCGGTGGTGCGGCTGCAATGA
- a CDS encoding TadE/TadG family type IV pilus assembly protein, producing MSLPRRFAADARGATTVEFAIVAPAFLMMLFLLLDGGRMIFAKQALNELATASARCAALKPTGCTTAAEVQSWTVSRGNTRSAMALTTTMVAVVPSTTCNGQSGMAQATISVPFKKGAMTLLPQSVAPANLTSTSCFPVPN from the coding sequence ATGAGCCTGCCGCGTCGCTTCGCCGCCGACGCGCGCGGTGCCACCACCGTCGAGTTCGCGATCGTGGCCCCGGCCTTCCTGATGATGCTGTTCCTGCTGCTGGACGGCGGTCGGATGATCTTCGCCAAGCAGGCGCTGAACGAACTGGCGACCGCCTCCGCCCGCTGCGCCGCGCTGAAGCCCACGGGATGCACGACGGCGGCCGAGGTGCAGAGCTGGACCGTCAGCCGCGGCAACACCCGCTCGGCAATGGCGCTGACCACGACGATGGTGGCGGTCGTCCCCTCGACGACCTGCAACGGCCAGAGCGGCATGGCGCAGGCCACCATCTCCGTACCCTTCAAGAAGGGTGCGATGACCTTGCTGCCCCAGTCCGTCGCGCCGGCGAACCTGACCTCCACCTCCTGCTTCCCCGTACCGAACTGA